One window of Papaver somniferum cultivar HN1 chromosome 9, ASM357369v1, whole genome shotgun sequence genomic DNA carries:
- the LOC113307927 gene encoding double-stranded RNA-binding protein 1-like isoform X1: MYKSRLQELCHHKLWGLPNYTSTRDGPDHNPRFKASVLINGVSFDTPDFCKSSKEAQNEAAKLAYHHFASSDPLYRPKIILRDSPTSPLSSSPASSTTSNGVKSNASREVVLPQQNQEQRKSVKDGCVVGSSRAQSQPNHELKSNSVKGGEVSAIKDDLQYLHKSQLQIYAQKRNLSLPIYSCVREGPPHNTHFKAIVTVDGQTFESPEFFRTLKEAEHAASRVALTSLMRDGNSILEEESGFYKNFLQEFLRKEGLPLPTYKTKSCGSPHLPTFQSTVEVGTDVFEGIAARTKKQAEMNAAKVAYSHLKEYKLNGSTSSQAKDAFRCNSSNSIPSLNLELQLNVKSEGPLSTSSEEHKIAQKGSCEDANLSKPVVDEGQFRNHPSVASSFKPGITSTMRSKESDEIYARLRDPLPSSLSSTGDYASSSLSPDDIEQSSLSSADDNEPSLCTMVSQFADLSTAASNMSTMFPTEMRSSLLCNRVRVYPRKPDMVFPEGVTVMPISDDQWVAVSLDIPSQQVTT, encoded by the exons ATGTATAAGTCAAGGCTTCAAGAACTTTGTCATCACAAATTATGGGGTTTACCTAACTATACATCCACAAGAGATGGACCTGATCACAATCCTAGATTCAAAGCTTCTGTATTAATCAATGGCGTATCTTTTGATACACCTGatttttgtaaatcttccaaagaaGCTCAAAATGAAGCTGCTAAACTTGCTTATCATCATTTTGCTTCTTCCGATCCTCTTTATCGCCCTAAAATCATACTCAGAGATTCTCCTACTTCTCCGTTGTCTTCCTCACCTG CTTCTTCAACTACAAGCAATGGGGTCAAATCTAATGCTTCTAGGGAAGTAGTATTGCCACAACAAAATCAAGAACAAAGGAAGTCTGTGAAAGATGGATGTGTTGTAG GTTCTTCAAGGGCACAGTCACAACCTAATCATGAACTAAAAAGCAATTCTGTTAAAGGTGGAGAAGTCTCCGCTATCAAAGATG ACTTGCAATATTTGCACAAGAGCCAGCTGCAAATTTACGCTCAGAAGAGAAACCTCAGTTTGCCCATTTATTCTTGTGTACGTGAGGGTCCTCCTCATAACACACACTTTAAAGCTATTGTTACAGTTGATGGACAAACCTTTGAGAGCCCTGAGTTTTTTCGCACACTAAAGGAAGCAGAACATGCCGCTTCAAGAGTTGCTTTGACATCGTTGATGCGTGACGGTAACAGTATTCTAGAG GAAGAGTCAGGTTTCTACAAGAACTTTTTACAGGAATTCCTTCGGAAAGAAGGTCTTCCCTTGCCAACTTATAAGACAAAATCTTGTGGCTCACCTCATCTACCAACATTCCAGTCGACCGTGGAAGTAGGTACTGATGTTTTTGAAGGTATAGCAGCCAGGACCAAGAAACAGGCAGAGATGAATGCGGCAAAAGTTGCGTATTCTCATCTTAAGGAGT ATAAATTGAATGGAAGTACGAGCTCTCAAGCGAAGGATGCTTTTCGGTGCAATTCTTCTAACTCAATCCCGTCCTTGAATCTGGAGTTGCAACTGAATGTCAAATCAGAAGGTCCTCTTTCTACATCATCCGAGGAGCATAAAATAGCACAGAAAG GTAGCTGTGAGGATGCTAATTTGTCCAAGCCAGTCGTAGATGAGGGACAATTCCGTAATCATCCCTCAGTTGCTTCTTCCTTCAAGCCAGGTATTACTTCAACTATGAGGAGCAAGGAATCTGACGAGATATATGCACGTCTGCGTGATCCATTACCTTCATCTCTTTCCTCAACCGGTGATTATGCGTCATCGTCACTTTCACCTGATGATATTGAGCAATCATCACTTTCCTCTGCAGATGATAATGAGCCATCATTGTGCACCATGGTTTCCCAGTTTGCTGATCTATCCACAGCTGCATCAAATATGAGCACAATGTTCCCCACTGAGATGAGGAGTTCATTACTGTGCAACAGAGTTAGGGTGTACCCACGAAAGCCAGACATGGTGTTTCCGGAGGGTGTTACGGTGATGCCCATTAGCGATGACCAATGGGTTGCTGTGAGCTTGGATATTCCGAGCCAACAAGTAACTACTTAG
- the LOC113307927 gene encoding double-stranded RNA-binding protein 1-like isoform X2, whose protein sequence is MYKSRLQELCHHKLWGLPNYTSTRDGPDHNPRFKASVLINGVSFDTPDFCKSSKEAQNEAAKLAYHHFASSDPLYRPKIILRDSPTSPLSSSPASSTTSNGVKSNASREVVLPQQNQEQRKSVKDGCVVGSSRAQSQPNHELKSNSVKGGEVSAIKDDLQYLHKSQLQIYAQKRNLSLPIYSCVREGPPHNTHFKAIVTVDGQTFESPEFFRTLKEAEHAASRVALTSLMRDGNSILEEESGFYKNFLQEFLRKEGLPLPTYKTKSCGSPHLPTFQSTVEVGTDVFEGIAARTKKQAEMNAAKVAYSHLKEYKLNGSTSSQAKDAFRCNSSNSIPSLNLELQLNVKSEGPLSTSSEEHKIAQKGSCEDANLSKPVVDEGQFRNHPSVASSFKPDDNEPSLCTMVSQFADLSTAASNMSTMFPTEMRSSLLCNRVRVYPRKPDMVFPEGVTVMPISDDQWVAVSLDIPSQQVTT, encoded by the exons ATGTATAAGTCAAGGCTTCAAGAACTTTGTCATCACAAATTATGGGGTTTACCTAACTATACATCCACAAGAGATGGACCTGATCACAATCCTAGATTCAAAGCTTCTGTATTAATCAATGGCGTATCTTTTGATACACCTGatttttgtaaatcttccaaagaaGCTCAAAATGAAGCTGCTAAACTTGCTTATCATCATTTTGCTTCTTCCGATCCTCTTTATCGCCCTAAAATCATACTCAGAGATTCTCCTACTTCTCCGTTGTCTTCCTCACCTG CTTCTTCAACTACAAGCAATGGGGTCAAATCTAATGCTTCTAGGGAAGTAGTATTGCCACAACAAAATCAAGAACAAAGGAAGTCTGTGAAAGATGGATGTGTTGTAG GTTCTTCAAGGGCACAGTCACAACCTAATCATGAACTAAAAAGCAATTCTGTTAAAGGTGGAGAAGTCTCCGCTATCAAAGATG ACTTGCAATATTTGCACAAGAGCCAGCTGCAAATTTACGCTCAGAAGAGAAACCTCAGTTTGCCCATTTATTCTTGTGTACGTGAGGGTCCTCCTCATAACACACACTTTAAAGCTATTGTTACAGTTGATGGACAAACCTTTGAGAGCCCTGAGTTTTTTCGCACACTAAAGGAAGCAGAACATGCCGCTTCAAGAGTTGCTTTGACATCGTTGATGCGTGACGGTAACAGTATTCTAGAG GAAGAGTCAGGTTTCTACAAGAACTTTTTACAGGAATTCCTTCGGAAAGAAGGTCTTCCCTTGCCAACTTATAAGACAAAATCTTGTGGCTCACCTCATCTACCAACATTCCAGTCGACCGTGGAAGTAGGTACTGATGTTTTTGAAGGTATAGCAGCCAGGACCAAGAAACAGGCAGAGATGAATGCGGCAAAAGTTGCGTATTCTCATCTTAAGGAGT ATAAATTGAATGGAAGTACGAGCTCTCAAGCGAAGGATGCTTTTCGGTGCAATTCTTCTAACTCAATCCCGTCCTTGAATCTGGAGTTGCAACTGAATGTCAAATCAGAAGGTCCTCTTTCTACATCATCCGAGGAGCATAAAATAGCACAGAAAG GTAGCTGTGAGGATGCTAATTTGTCCAAGCCAGTCGTAGATGAGGGACAATTCCGTAATCATCCCTCAGTTGCTTCTTCCTTCAAGCCAG ATGATAATGAGCCATCATTGTGCACCATGGTTTCCCAGTTTGCTGATCTATCCACAGCTGCATCAAATATGAGCACAATGTTCCCCACTGAGATGAGGAGTTCATTACTGTGCAACAGAGTTAGGGTGTACCCACGAAAGCCAGACATGGTGTTTCCGGAGGGTGTTACGGTGATGCCCATTAGCGATGACCAATGGGTTGCTGTGAGCTTGGATATTCCGAGCCAACAAGTAACTACTTAG
- the LOC113307927 gene encoding double-stranded RNA-binding protein 1-like isoform X3: MLLIIRDFALKLLTSNQQIKDLQYLHKSQLQIYAQKRNLSLPIYSCVREGPPHNTHFKAIVTVDGQTFESPEFFRTLKEAEHAASRVALTSLMRDGNSILEEESGFYKNFLQEFLRKEGLPLPTYKTKSCGSPHLPTFQSTVEVGTDVFEGIAARTKKQAEMNAAKVAYSHLKEYKLNGSTSSQAKDAFRCNSSNSIPSLNLELQLNVKSEGPLSTSSEEHKIAQKGSCEDANLSKPVVDEGQFRNHPSVASSFKPGITSTMRSKESDEIYARLRDPLPSSLSSTGDYASSSLSPDDIEQSSLSSADDNEPSLCTMVSQFADLSTAASNMSTMFPTEMRSSLLCNRVRVYPRKPDMVFPEGVTVMPISDDQWVAVSLDIPSQQVTT; this comes from the exons ATGCTTCTAATAATAAGGGATTTCGCCTTGAAATTATTAActtcaaatcaacaaataaaaG ACTTGCAATATTTGCACAAGAGCCAGCTGCAAATTTACGCTCAGAAGAGAAACCTCAGTTTGCCCATTTATTCTTGTGTACGTGAGGGTCCTCCTCATAACACACACTTTAAAGCTATTGTTACAGTTGATGGACAAACCTTTGAGAGCCCTGAGTTTTTTCGCACACTAAAGGAAGCAGAACATGCCGCTTCAAGAGTTGCTTTGACATCGTTGATGCGTGACGGTAACAGTATTCTAGAG GAAGAGTCAGGTTTCTACAAGAACTTTTTACAGGAATTCCTTCGGAAAGAAGGTCTTCCCTTGCCAACTTATAAGACAAAATCTTGTGGCTCACCTCATCTACCAACATTCCAGTCGACCGTGGAAGTAGGTACTGATGTTTTTGAAGGTATAGCAGCCAGGACCAAGAAACAGGCAGAGATGAATGCGGCAAAAGTTGCGTATTCTCATCTTAAGGAGT ATAAATTGAATGGAAGTACGAGCTCTCAAGCGAAGGATGCTTTTCGGTGCAATTCTTCTAACTCAATCCCGTCCTTGAATCTGGAGTTGCAACTGAATGTCAAATCAGAAGGTCCTCTTTCTACATCATCCGAGGAGCATAAAATAGCACAGAAAG GTAGCTGTGAGGATGCTAATTTGTCCAAGCCAGTCGTAGATGAGGGACAATTCCGTAATCATCCCTCAGTTGCTTCTTCCTTCAAGCCAGGTATTACTTCAACTATGAGGAGCAAGGAATCTGACGAGATATATGCACGTCTGCGTGATCCATTACCTTCATCTCTTTCCTCAACCGGTGATTATGCGTCATCGTCACTTTCACCTGATGATATTGAGCAATCATCACTTTCCTCTGCAGATGATAATGAGCCATCATTGTGCACCATGGTTTCCCAGTTTGCTGATCTATCCACAGCTGCATCAAATATGAGCACAATGTTCCCCACTGAGATGAGGAGTTCATTACTGTGCAACAGAGTTAGGGTGTACCCACGAAAGCCAGACATGGTGTTTCCGGAGGGTGTTACGGTGATGCCCATTAGCGATGACCAATGGGTTGCTGTGAGCTTGGATATTCCGAGCCAACAAGTAACTACTTAG
- the LOC113313612 gene encoding inactive protein RESTRICTED TEV MOVEMENT 2-like has product MKKLASCILQKKNKSSKNMDFTKSTFRVYEIVQPSETLVQKEKYDQIKLQLPGFKKEDIRIKFSNNTTLEVSGERLMGNKKWSSFKKDYLTPENCLTDEIRASFDDGFLRITLPKKIVTSDTTSAEIVDDDSLKEEEKNFFTFEVIADSISEVEKNKESSTNSTITNMTDDAKSITDETEKDAEHFQNQGKDYVDGVKEMKQDEIEDAMSQNDFAEEYAIASKILETDDMTEYAVSQYELVLNMCAAGFVILMLVSCAT; this is encoded by the exons ATGAAAAAACTAGCTTCTTGTATCTtacaaaagaagaacaaatcgAGTAAAAATATGGATTTCACTAAGAGCACCTTTAGAGTTTACGAGATTGTTCAACCATCCGAAACGTTGGTACAGAAAGAAAAATATGACCAGATCAAGCTTCAACTTCCTG GGTTCAAGAAGGAAGATATAAGGATCAAGTTTAGCAATAACACTACCTTGGAAGTCAGTGGTGAAAGGCTCATGGGAAATAAGAAGTGGAGTAGTTTTAAAAAGGATTACTTGACTCCGGAAAATTGCCTCACTGATGAAATTCGAGCAAGTTTCGATGATGGGTTTCTTCGTATTACATTGCCAAAGAAAATTGTTACTAGTGATACTACTAGTGCTgaaattgttgatgatgattccctgaaagaagaggagaagaatttTTTTACTTTTGAAGTGATTGCTGATAGTATCAGTGAAGTTGAAAAGAACAAAGAAAGTTCTACTAATTCCACCATCACTAATATGACTGACGATGCAAAGTCGATCACTGATGAAACAGAGAAAGATGCAGAACATTTTCAAAATCAAGGGAAGGATTATGTTGATGGCGTCAAAGAGATGAAGCAAGACgagattgaagatgcaatgagTCAGAATGATTTTGCTGAGGAATATGCTATTGCGAGTAAGATACTTGAAACAGATGATATGACTGAATATGCAGTAAGTCAATATGAGCTGGTTCTGAACATGTGTGCGGCTGGTTTTGTCATTCTGATGCTTGTGTCTTGTGCAACATGA
- the LOC113313611 gene encoding inactive protein RESTRICTED TEV MOVEMENT 2-like has product MDRGLSIPFRVYEEFQPLSSLKHEDSSDTLSLTLPGYRKEQIKVQIDSFGTLKITGERPLGVSNKWSQFRKDFRTPANCKTGEIRAKFENEVLNIIMPKTTTGQPPTPAVNVTSTSRPSDQVAPPTSANPTPKTTTTTPTHDHKPTSTESPKLPPPHPPPPMVAPPSQKLATEARVSPNKPVAPPCRKPADEANFSPMKPVAPPNQKPVPEPILPTPKPQVLAQMPAGTNAEALLPRKNPAHDYEDRKTTKTEHHHHHHNAEEKKNWTSSSSASGSSSSNNTSSDDDSDDEHKHGHGHEHEHAGKGKKEDEIENYVHGGDGAVVGKLKKKKDELIQKMSDYRRQSGGATGGGMNMTSMMENYKHKFEGFMMEMKKKKNPSTNDGEISRSDLVVNMAVASLVVVALGVYVTWSFKSIHLE; this is encoded by the exons ATGGATAGAGGGCTCTCCATTCCATTTCGAGTTTACGAGGAATTTCAACCGTTGTCCTCTCTTAAACACGAAGACAGCTCTGATACCCTCTCCTTGACTCTTCCTG GTTACAGGAAGGAACAAATAAAGGTACAAATTGATAGTTTTGGAACATTGAAAATCACCGGAGAAAGACCTCTAGGAGTTAGTAACAAATGGAGTCAATTTCGAAAGGATTTTCGAACCCCTGCAAACTGTAAAACCGGTGAAAtacgagcaaaatttgagaatgaAGTCCTTAATATTATCATGCCAAAAACAACAACTGGTCAACCTCCTACACCTGCAGTAAATGTTACGTCTACTTCTCGTCCATCTGATCAAGTAGCACCTCCAACATCAGCTAATCCTACCCCGAAAACTACTACCACAACACCAACTCATGATCACAAACCGACTTCTACTGAATCACCGAAACTTCCACCACCACACCCACCACCACCAATGGTAGCTCCACCGAGCCAGAAGCTAGCTACTGAGGCAAGAGTTTCACCAAACAAACCGGTGGCTCCACCATGTCGGAAACCAGCTGATGAGGCAAATTTTTCGCCCATGAAACCAGTAGCTCCACCAAATCAGAAACCGGTCCCCGAGCCAATTTTACCGACACCAAAACCTCAAGTGCTGGCTCAGATGCCAGCTGGAACAAATGCAGAAGCTTTATTACCAAGAAAAAACCCAGCTCATGATTATGAAGACAGGAAGACAACGAAAACtgagcatcatcatcatcaccataatgcagaggagaagaaaaattGGACTAGTAGTAGTAGTGCTAGTGGCAGCAGTAGTAGTAATAATACTAGTTCtgatgatgattctgatgatGAGCATaagcatgggcatgggcatgagcATGAGCATGCTGGGAAGGGCAAGAAAGAAGACGAGATAGAGAATTACGTTCACGGCGGCGACGGTGCTGTTGTTGGAAAACTAAAGAAGAAAAAGGATGAATTAATACAGAAGATGAGTGATTATCGCCGTCAAAGTGGTGGTGCTACTGGAGGAGGAATGAATATGACGTCAATGATGGAAAATTATAAACATAAATTCGAAGGATTTATGATggaaatgaagaaaaagaagaatccaTCTACCAATGATGGTGAGATTAGTAGATCAGATTTGGTGGTGAACATGGCAGTGGCAAGTCTTGTCGTGGTCGCACTCGGGGTTTATGTTACATGGAGTTTCAAGTCAATCCACTTGGAATAA